The following coding sequences lie in one Maylandia zebra isolate NMK-2024a linkage group LG14, Mzebra_GT3a, whole genome shotgun sequence genomic window:
- the cep295 gene encoding centrosomal protein 295 isoform X3: protein MKRKVSRLRPSPNEEARMIREEQERRRKLRIQQVREQHRYIAQQIRQDVEQRRQYELQQLERELRKEWEQQQREKLQRLQRLYQESLQLLGQGHRNAKENEPDLAAIAQREEENHVKAEERYREALKELKSQRLKDHEKQNQVVNARKKALLAEKERSAKVASLPLPLPNPVQQNISPKKPRFVRRSDVSAFATTHYHMAKSTVDREVDINQPNAHEEAELHAKRQQDLETEEMRRREEQLEKARLRGRQALRKEQLMQDHERLLVELEHMQQTDLLRRRQQVSQMPPQIFQPLYKRQEMREDFQREMEFAFEDMYTGERRVKGDLVVQLAPEPLPAHSTTSQDQELDVTVDEITTPETENAQHDTEQEPGSTEQETSAEVVSQKPAPQRALKRLLDRIRSQRNQWIDHSSRSSAADSPTIIRDQIPERDMTIETGSLISGGKDEWTPTEPQEADRSPPASEKTPLPSSASDTQFPAALANRIQEFEEERKKREAELEREKQQQMFLLQELEDQKAKLEQMLLEAQQEKERLKAAVTQEETINQPEVPVHDHDVISITPNLANEVVPPADKDDHSKRIREYQQRLLEQNRIHQRVKVARQRLEEYQQALQIRYNMTATSLLPPVVPPGLAHPPPNSTQCVRHPGRLQAAPAPLHAPWGPLQAPLHPPLNTSHAPLHPPLQTPQAPLQAPPQAPLHPPLNTSHAPLHPPLQTPQAPPQAPPQAPPQAPPQAPPQAPPQAHAVPVYNHELPQTSEDVSTEESDTLTSPPILSGFSLSSKPLPDDVESDSDSLRYQRLNDTSWLTDSIMEKVTEHLPERMRPLSVTKEKLPCKRFTEHHSSSIPVQPSSEPFKVMKSTIAEVTAPLSGYALAEAEASRSTGSLSVGEDNMERQRQELQEAQRRVLEQREALMLQQRQQEEERRRQDLEMVQMRRQKETLQALINTDAQPVSRPDGETAVSENINQNRLQLLASLLKAIEESNGGTLSHLEDPQDRDSSSEQHPSNSSQTVQSDAAAGPGLTSVLHSGHLHPPRAAKPPVTRLRLGFLEMMTEQHELSAIQEVETPVDASQLAAVGPDNGVTVPSHIERWDQQEEYDSSMASDRTLQTTSEFSSGQKISERLSSSGTSSGRSSLWRERLLLTEAGASPESSISDSVPRKKSPLSSDSGRGADFSGPAVMSYRSPTESPNRPPGSDSFSSTTISTGSYITTDPEQNVNTDKSVLHKRTDQQEGGADLQHVSCLSGESFCVKENSATGPPGLSVDSMFSDSSIQQIIDKYTRELDLSLSSAGKTDSEGSHMEEHSASVSQQSLFRVLERRGEDESSARRQSLLSDAAGTETRGLEVHNQVNPKVGEFSAGASLLVDDHEQDSFRPLIGQLADRSSCLVTEQRDSALEQLVGHPSAHSSMLGHSPGQLFSPSVGQDGWDSTLSRMIGRLSHQSSSHWLSGGRDLYAGHMMGRMETQQSTSWLDEAPDESQMRPLVGELDESAEQHSGSSGKRNRVTLGVSADIRVPSYPALPPEASSHSASVPAMSPHPQDPTTQNQTSSTDMDSGRAEEFAGSDSFHPLLAEVTQNETADLSITFHQPEHSVHNFPDVHPATRECSVTTPVEVISHSDLSSVESEPSPERLRTEEPNRSPAVSSTLHESFSQLITTQCHPQESVLIVSPTVRADVELTAEILSNLSMCDETPALGVSRVEERLGGADSISAEEIKCGHGPNLRNVSPVSDKILEAAKEKGILEQSEITLVSLTDSTLQDQESTSSEEEGAWVIKNPDGRGEEGQKGQEMEGAESTLIPEETPEYDSQTHPVTVLEFQWGPCRDQPDVNQQKLAALLQRSNHRVKEIKAKVALAKTQRELQVLPEGSEQAKANTCQPVTCNTKTKPEPLHKASTKSKGEQAPQQMEESGFIKQQKPPQLLPPVSDSEQKKLDDMKICTLEQRRRNLSKMHQRTQRLYEQLEEVKHRKASKSRQEDYAKNRLKAKEFHKKTLQKLRAKQTQQ, encoded by the exons ATGAAGAGAAAAGTGTCCAGATTAAGACCGAGTCCCAACGAAGAGGCTCGGATGATACGAGAGGAGCAGGAAAGGAGGAGAAAACTGCGGATACAGCAG GTGCGGGAGCAGCACCGGTACATTGCACAGCAGATCCGCCAAGATGTTGAGCAGAGGCGACAGTATGAGCTGCAACAACTTGAGCGGGAGCTGAGGAAGGAGTGGGAGCAACAGCAGAGGGAAAAGCTCCAGAGGCTGCAGAGGTTATACCAGGAGAGTCTCCAGCTGCTCGGCCAGGGGCACAGGAATGCAAAAGAAAAC GAACCCGACTTGGCAGCCATAGCtcagagggaggaggagaatCACGTCAAAGCAGAGGAGCGTTATCGAGAAGCGCTGAAGGAGCTCAAATCACAGAGGCTTAAAGACCATGAGAAGCAAAACCA AGTTGTCAATGCCAGGAAGAAGGCATTACTGGCAGAAAAGGAAAGATCAGCAAAGGTGGCTAGCCTTCCACTGCCTCTCCCAAACCCTGTTCAG CAGAACATCAGTCCCAAAAAGCCACGTTTCGTAAGGAGATCGGATGTGAGTGCTTTCGCTACCACACATTACCACATGGCCAAGAGTACAGTGGACAGAGAGGTGGACATAAACCAG CCAAATGCCCACGAGGAAGCTGAGCTACATGCGAAAAGACAGCAGGACTTGGAGACAGAGGAAATGAGGAGGAGAGAAGAGCAGCTGGAGAAGGCTCGTCTCAGAGGGAGGCAGGCTCTGAGGAAGGAACAGCTCATGCAG GATCATGAGCGTTTGTTGGTTGAACTGGAACACATGCAGCAGACAGATCTGCtcaggaggaggcagcaggtgTCGCAGATGCCTCCTCAGATCTTCCAGCCTCTCTATAAGAGACAGGAAATGAGAGAAGACTTCCAGAGGGAGATGGAGTTCGCCTTTGAGGACATGTACACTGGAGAGAGGA GGGTTAAAGGTGACCTGGTGGTCCAGCTGGCACCTGAGCCTCTTCCAGCCCACTCCACAACCAGCCAAGATCAAGAGCTGGATGTCACAGTGGATGAAATCACAACAcctgaaacagaaaatgcacaacatgacACAGAGCAGGAACCTGGAAGCACTGAGCAGGAAACATCAGCTGAAG tGGTTTCCCAGAAACCTGCTCCTCAACGGGCATTGAAGAGGCTCCTGGATCGTATCAGGAGCCAAAGGAACCAGTGGATTGACCACAGCAGTCGCAGCTCTGCTGCTGATTCCCCAACGATCATCCGAGATCAGATCCCAGAGCGTGACATGACGATTGAAACAGGCTCTCTGATCAGCGGAGGAAAAGACGAATGGACCCCCACCGAGCCCCAGGAGGCTGACCGGTCTCCACCAG CATCAGAGAAAACGCCGCTGCCATCATCAGCTTCAGATACTCAGTTTCCTGCTGCTCTGGCCAATAGAATCCAAGAGTTTGAAGAAGAGCGAAAGAAACGG GAAGCGGAGCTTGAAAgggagaagcagcagcagatgttTTTGCTGCAGGAGCTGGAAGACCAGAAGGCCAAGTTGGAGCAGATGCTGCTTGAAGCTCAGCAGGAGAAAGAACGACTGAAGGCTGCCGTGACCCAGGAAGAAACCATTAACCAACCAGAAGTGCCAGTCCATGACCACGATGTCATCTCTATCACCCCTAATTTAGCCAATGAGGTAG TTCCTCCTGCAGATAAGGACGACCATAGCAAAAGGATCAGAGAATACCAGCAGCGGTTGTTAGAGCAAAACAG aaTCCACCAAAGAGTGAAAGTGGCTCGCCAGCGCCTGGAGGAATACCAACAAGCTCTACAGATTCGTTACAACATGACTGCCACTTCATTACTACCTCCTGTTGTGCCTCCAGGCCTTGCTCATCCACCTCCAAACAGTACACAGTGTGTTCGTCATCCAGGTCGTCTGCAAGCTGCGCCGGCTCCTCTCCACGCTCCCTGGGGCCCTTTGCAGGCTCCTCTCCATCCCCCGCTGAATACTTCCCATGCTCCTCTCCACCCCCCTCTGCAGACTCCCCAGGCTCCTCTCCAGGCTCCTCCCCAGGCTCCTCTCCATCCCCCGCTGAATACTTCCCATGCTCCTCTCCACCCCCCTCTGCAGACTCCCCAGGCTCCTCCCCAGGCTCCTCCCCAGGCTCCTCCCCAGGCTCCTCCCCAGGCTCCTCCCCAGGCTCCTCCCCAGGCTCATGCAGTGCCTGTGTATAATCATGAATTGCCACAAACCTCTGAGGATGTTTCCACAGAAGAATCTGACACATTAACGTCCCCTCCGATCCTATCTGGTTTTAGTCTGTCTTCCAAACCGCTGCCAGATGATGTTGAATCTGACTCAGACAGTCTGAGATACCAGAGACTAAATGACACGTCTTGGCTGACTGACAGCATAATGGAGAAAGTAACAGAGCACCTTCCAGAGAGAATGAGACCGCTGTCAGTCACCAAAGAGAAGCTGCCTTGTAAACGATTCACAGAACATCACTCTAGCAGCATCCCAGTGCAGCCATCCTCTGAACCCTTCAAAGTCATGAAATCGACCATCGCAGAGGTTACAGCTCCACTTTCAGGTTATGCTCTGGCTGAGGCAGAGGCCTCTCGGAGCACTGGATCCCTGAGCGTTGGAGAGGACAACATGGAGAGACAAAGACAAGAGTTGCAGGAGGCCCAGAGGCGAGTACTAGAGCAGAGGGAGGCACTGATGCTGCAGCAAAGGcaacaggaagaggagaggCGGAGACAGGACTTGGAGATGGTGCAGATGAGGAGACAAAAGGAGACATTGCAGGCTCTGATTAATACCGATGCACAA CCAGTTTCTCGGCCTGATGGTGAAACTGCGGTTTCGGAGAACATTAATCAGAATCGCCTCCAGTTACTTGCATCCCTGCTCAAGGCCATAGAGGAGTCTAATGGAGGAACTTTATCACACCTAGAGGACCCTCAAGATCGCGACAGCTCCTCTGAACAACATCCATCCAACAGCAGTCAAACAG TTCAGAGTGATGCTGCTGCCGGACCTGGCCTGACATCAGTCCTCCACTCAGGACACCTCCACCCTCCACGAGCAGCAAAGCCCCCTGTGACACGCCTCAGGCTGGGCTTCTTGGAGATGATGACTGAACAGCACGAGCTCAGTGCTATTCAAGAGGTGGAGACTCCGGTCGATGCCAGCCAACTCGCag ctGTAGGCCCAGACAATGGTGTGACAGTTCCTTCACACATTGAACGCTGGGATCAGCAGGAGGAGTACGACTCCTCTATGGCTTCTGACAGGACTCTGCAGACAACCTCGGAGTTCAGCAGTGGACAGAAGATCTCTGAAAGATTATCCAGCTCAGGGACAAGTTCAGGGAGATCCAGCCTCTGGAGAGAGAGACTGCTACTGACAGAGGCAGGAGCATCTCCAGAATCCTCCATCTCTG ATTCAGTCCCAAGAAAAAAGTCCCCCCTTTCCTCAGACTCTGGGAGAGGAGCAGATTTCTCTGGTCCTGCAGTGATGAGCTACAGATCCCCCACAGAG TCTCCAAACAGGCCTCCTGGGTCTGACAGCTTCTCTTCTACTACCATCTCCACCGGAAGCTACATAACTACTGACCCAGAGCAGAATGTAAACACCG atAAATCTGTCCTCCATAAACGCACTGATCAACAAGAAGGTGGAGCAGATTTACAACACGTCTCCTGTCTGTCTGGTGAGAGCTTCTGTGTTAAGGAAAACTCAGCGACTGGCCCTCCTGGTCTGTCTGTGGACTCGATGTTCAGTGACAGCAGTATCCAACAAATTATAGACAAATATACACGGGAACTTGACCTCTCCCTCAGctctgctgggaaaacag ACAGTGAAGGCTCACATATGGAAGAACACAGCGCTTCGGTCTCTCAGCAGTCTTTGTTTCGAGTCTTGGAGAGAAGAGGGGAGGATGAAAGCTCTGCACGACGCCAGTCTCTTCTCTCAGACGCAGCAGGAACGGAGACGAGAGGCCTG GAAGTGCACAATCAAGTGAATCCCAAAGTGGGCGAGTTCTCTGCTGGAGCCTCATTACTGGTTGACGATCATGAGCAGGATTCTTTCCGGCCTCTGATTGGTCAGCTGGCAGACCGGTCATCCTGCCTCGTTACCGAGCAGAGGGATTCGGCCCTGGAGCAGCTTGTTGGTCATCCGTCAGCTCACTCATCAATGCTTGGTCACTCTCCGGGCCAGCTGTTCTCCCCAAGTGTGGGTCAAGATGGATGGGATTCCACACTGAGTCGGATGATTGGTCGGCTCTCCCATCAGTCCAGCTCTCACTGGTTGAGCGGCGGGCGAGACCTTTATGCAGGTCATATGATGGGTCGGATGGAGACGCAGCAGTCGACCTCATGGTTAGATGAAGCTCCCGATGAGAGCCAGATGAGACCCCTGGTAGGAGAGCTGGACGAGTCTGCAGAACAGCACAGTGGAAGCTCAG GTAAAAGAAATCGTGTGACTCTTGGTGTCTCAGCTGACATCCGGGTCCCATCATATCCAGCGCTGCCTCCCGAGGCCTCATCACACAGTGCCTCTGTCCCAGCTATGAGCCCACATCCACAGGATCCGACAACACAGAATCAAACCAGTTCAACAGACATGGACTCAGGCAGAGCTGAAG AGTTTGCAGGTTCAGATTCATTCCACCCCCTTTTGGCAGAGGTCACCCAAAACGAAACAGCAGACCTCTCCATCACCTTTCACCAGCCTGAGCACAGCGTGCACAATTTTCCTGACGTGCATCCAGCCACCAGGGAATGCAGTGTTACCACACCTGTAGAGGTCATTTCGCACTCTGATCTTTCTTCTGTGGAGTCCGAGCCATCACCAGAGCGTCTTCGAACGGAGGAGCCAAACCGCAGCCCCGCAGTTTCCTCCACCTTACATGAATCCTTCTCCCAGCTCATTACCACCCAATGCCATCCCCAGGAGTCTGTTCTGATAGTATCTCCCACCGTGAGGGCAGATGTTGAGCTAACAGCTGAGATTCTGTCAAATTTATCCATGTGTGATGAGACACCTGCTTTGGGTGTGTCACGGGTAGAGGAAAGGCTTGGAGGCGCGGATTCAATCAGTGCCGAAGAGATCAAGTGTGGTCACGGTCCaaatctgaggaatgtttctcCTGTCTCTGATAAGATACTG GAAGCAGCCAAAGAGAAGGGGATCCTGGAGCAGTCTGAGATCACACTGGTGAGCCTGACAGACTCTACACTGCAGGACCAGGAGTCCACCAgctcagaggaagagggagCTTGGGTAATCAAGAATCCAGATGGAAGGGGTGAGGAAGGGCAGAAAGGCCAAGAGATGGAG GGTGCAGAATCTACGTTGATACCTGAGGAGACTCCAGAGTACGACAGCCAAACACATCCAG TGACAGTCCTAGAGTTTCAGTGGGGTCCGTGCAGAGACCAGCCAGATGTCAACCAGCAGAAACTTGCAGCTCTGCTTCAGAGATCCAACCACAGGGTGAAGGAAATCAAGGCCAAAGTTGCTCTTGCTAAAACTCAACGTGAGCTCCAAGTGCTACCAGAAGGAAGTGAGCAAGCTAAAGCGAACACATGTCAACCAGTGACCTGTAACACAAAAACTAAACCAGAACCTCTACACAAGGCCAGTACAAAGTCAAAGGGAGAACAGGCCCCACAACAGATGGAGGAATCTGGTTTCATCAAGCAGCAGAAACCCCcccagcttcttccaccag TGAGTGATTCCGAACAGAAGAAGCTGGATGACATGAAGATCTGCACGCTGGAGCAAAGGAGACGTAATCTTTCCAAGATGCACCAGAGAACTCAAAG GCTGTATgagcagctggaggaggtgaAGCATCGGAAAGCCTCGAAGAGTCGACAGGAAGATTATGcaaaaaacagactgaaagctAAGGAGTTCCACAAG AAAACCTTACAGAAGCTTCGTGCCAAGCAGACCCAACAGTGA